The DNA window TGATGTGTCTTTAGCATCTACTGAAGCAtggttattattttgtggCACTTCTTGAATCTCTTGTGAAATTTTTGGCAATATTTGAACTTGTGAATCACTTTTTTGTGAAATATCTGATGTTTTGGGCTCTGGTGGTTTAGGTTCTGGTTCTTTAGGTTCTGGTTCTTTAGGGTCTGGTTCTTTAAGGTCGGGTTCTTTAGGTTCTGATGGTtgattttcctttttaataGATTGTTTTGTTTCCTCTTTAGTAGATTGCtgagtattatttttagcaGATGGTttcatatcattattaGTAGGTTTATGCGTTTCCTTTTTAGATTCTTTATGTTTGTTTTCACCATTTGATGAAGATTTTGGTACCTtcagtattttttttggtttatattttgtgcCATGTTTctgaagaaataaatgcaCTAGTTTACACCCGATATTATCAAATGTCAATTCTGGctgattatttttattattagatAATGGAGGAAGTtctgaaaattttattttatcatgtTTACCTTGTTGAATTTTCTTATTAACTAagattttatattcatcatatgttttttttaaatcaacTAATAATTGAGCATATGGACTACATCTAGAAATCCGTTGGTTAAGGAAATAATAGTTTAGATAGCATTTCTTATCATTTTcctcaatattttttaggtCTAATTCggatttttcattttccaaCAGTGCATTACATATATCCAtaagtaaataataaaatcgagccatcaaaataatattactaTCCTTCCAAAACATTTTATCATCCAATTTTTCCCACCAACCAAAATTACCTCCATGTTTAACTATAAGCTCCTCATAATAATCATTTAAACTGAAGGAATAGTCATCATTTACCTTAAGAAATTTGTCAGCTAGCcacatataaatgtattcATAATCTCGATtaccattattattaccgCCCTTTagtttatcatcattttttggcAATTCTGCAAGTAAATATTCGCATAAGGCACCAATTctatcataattattattacatactCCTTTAGGacaaaattgtttatacgatttattaaatatttgttcATTGATATTTCCCTTGGTAAAAAGCTTGTCAACatcaataaataatttgcactaataaaatttttaaaatttaataaaaatatatattattgaaattgttattaaaatgaagttaatgataatttataGGCGTTATAACATCCAGAAATATAAAGggaaacatttttatttaaaaaaattgcattTACCAATTTTGTTTCCATTATAACAGTGTATTGTTTTAATCAGCAGATTAAAGAATATCATAttagtttatatatataacacaCCATAATATGGGATATGCTTGTcttttctatataattattatatgcaattaaacttatattatatttttaaaatataaactaaTATAGAATAATAATGCAATCATATTACTAAATTAAAATGTGTTTAAAGCATTTTgggttatatataatacatatatgaaaatatcaagattattaataataagtGAAGTTGTcacattatattatcaatttaaataagtatatttcttatatttatattttttcacagATATATGAAGCAGGTTTACTGTGTGTTTTAACACAGATGTTCCAATTATTACATactgaaatatatatagaactaataaatttaatattggTAGTATTATTAAGAGGTATTTTATCTCATCATTTACACGTCATTAATGTATGTATTTTAGTTACTATTCAATATTACATATTGAAACCTttaacattatttataataaataaaaagaaaattgttaatttaaattataatatttacaaaataccTTAGATTATTCTATTTTATAGATAGgccaaaaataatagatacaccattttatttatctacattattaaaaaaacaattttaaagtGTGCAATAACATTATTTACCTCCAAAAAGTTCTCtacacataaatattatttattaatattttatggatGCAACTAGTtctaattatattaatttatttactatACAGGTATAGTATTAGATTAATTAGtactaatttttaattttatagttttatgtataaataaattatattttaaatatttaaaagataaaacataagtatattaataaattttcatataatattttgttttaattattataaataatatgatagaTAGAACTatagttattattatatgactATACCTATACATATAGAATGTAAAGCATTTTACCAGTaactaatattaaaatattgctTTATTGTGAAAacttcatataattaaaattaacattaattttctttgagctaataatatttatattaggttattattatatacaaacttataaatttacattttaaatatataattattacgaaataatatatatgttctaAAATGCTATACATTAAAACAACGAATCAAGGAAAATTACTAATGCTTTAAAGTATTTTTCTTGAGTGCATTAATTGCTTCATTGTAGCATACACTGATATATCAGcaagaataataatagtaaccATAATGAATTAGTATTTACTAAATTCGAAAAACgtattatgtttatttatacgCTATATGGGTATAAATTCATTATCTATATTCTTAAACATgtgataaaattataatcgtatgtataaaaaatcatatgaaatattataacattTGCTTAAGTAAATTTAATATGGTATTATTAGCATTAGCATTGTCAAGCAAattaacattatttttataaataattatatacctttcattaaaaatacagTTATCTTAttatagtaataaataaaattttggtACAAACTatgcaatatataatatatgcttatGTTATGAGTAGGAGCATGCACAagatatgataaaataacgTTATATTGATTCTAAGAAGTGATAATTACCAACAAACaaagataaattattaaaattaaaaaaataattcagtTTAAGGCggatttataatttaaattcacattttctatatatttgtacAATAAATGGTAATATGAatgaaaagaatatatatttcatatatacagCTATTACTCTAAAATCAATTTAGGTGCATgcattatttgtttttataattggttttattaatttatattagatgccacatgtttttttaaaattataaaattcacAAATTATGCACCTCGAACTATTCATTAAAATGGATTTGGGTATAGagaatatatgcatataagtAAATTTCTTGTGGATCTAAATTGTGTTTCTATTTCACCCTGTAAATTAAAatctaaatataaaaaatatataatttatttaggagatataataatgacacatttttaaacataataGCAATAAACGcgttgttttatatttattacagataatattaaaatatgttatataataataacttaCATTATGTGCTAGTTACATACAATAATGAGgtacacatatattttaaaaattataatgacaatatatttccaatatatatattttggaatttctttataaaaaaaatagataaaCCTATAATTATAAGGAGATATACTTGATTTAAACTATTACAaggttataaaaaatgatataactGATTTATACCTGttactattaaaaataacgaTTTTGTGTGTAAATTGTATTTTACATCTAaggcaaaaaaaatattttaaacaaattaaaatttaagaCAATAAGAATACTTGTGacaaataaatgtaaaattattttggtaataatattgaatcattattctatatttgtttaaataacaaaaataataagaatatgcttaatttacaatattaattatgcatataactTAAGTATTTGTATAACTTATTTGGCAGTGTATATATCCTTTacataaaacataatatgATGTTAATTAATctacaaattaaaaagtaatTCCATTATGAGCTACAAACAAACGGTAAATAtagttttttaaataaaaataatttattacatttcAGGTTCTATATGAGCTATTAATTGTCATTAACTTCATATTAATAACTTTTTcgttaataaatattttattaattttttaaaaatgcttTTTAGTGTGATATATTTCGTGAAGTTGATGAACTGTTTGATGGTAAATCTATTGATGTAGATAATTTTAACGCTTTTTCTAGTTTATACAATGAATATTGCCCTGTAAAGAATGGATCTAAAAGCTGTGATACAGAGTATGAAAGAATAGCCGCCGTTGCcggatatatatttatgaattttATACTAGATAATAGTATAAATTTACATAGTGATGATGACCGTCAtcttgaatattttattatatggataagtaatatattatataaaatagcaCCAACCCATCTTGAATCGCTAGGAGAGTCATATGAAAAACATTTAAGTAAATCCGTAGggaattttgttttttggaaccttttatataataaaaggcATCTGTTTGATGGTAACATTTCGATTTTgagtattttttatatcttattTAAGCAAATGTGTGAAacatttgatatatataataaaagaggTATATCAGGACATGAATACGCAATCAATGCAGCTCAaagttatattatatataatgagcTTTCTAAATTTGTTAATCAGTGTGGCCCATATCGTGGATTATTGgatcatttaaaaacaatatacaATGACTTTAGACAAACAGCTATTAGAGAAAATGCCCacaataaacatatatttgatCAGATTCTCGAATTTCCATCAATAGATAAAACAAAGTATGGATCTGAATTCGAAAGTTTAGAATGCAAACAAGTGCATGAtaagttaataaaaaacctTCCCAGGcttgtaaaaaaagaaaatggagaattaaattattatgaagAGTCACAAAAGGaagaaaacaaattaaGTACTGTTATGATATTATTAGGCTCTGATGATGATGATAGTGGTGATGGCGATAGTGGTGATGATGATAACTTGGGAAATTATGATGAtatcttaaaaaaattatttagtcaaatagaaaatatCCAGCAAGGAAAATCACCAGTATCAGGACCACAACAAGCACCTGAACCTGCAAAACTGATAGCTGCAAAACTGGTAGCTGCAAAACGAGCAACTACAAAACCAAAAGCTAAAAAAGATGCAACACCATCGAAAGCACAACAACCAAAACAACAACCATCAACAAATTTATCGTCTACAGAACATGAAACAAGTAAAACACCAAAAACAAATACAGCAAGTGGAACAAGTGAAACAGGATCAACGGGCACAAAAGTATCAACTGCACAGACACCATCACAACCTGAAAAACCAGTACCAGCACAAGCAGCAGCTGCACAACCAGCAGCTGCACAACCAGCACCTGCCCAAACAGCACCTGCCCAAACAGCACCTGCCCAAACAGTATCTGTAAAACCAGCACCTCCACAAACAGCAGCTGCAAAACCAGCTCCTCCACAAACAGCACCTGTAAAACCAGCACCTCCACAAACAGCAGCTGCAAAACCAGCTCCTCCACAAACAGCAGCTGCAAAACCAGCTCCTCCACAAACAGCAGCTGCAAAACCAGCTCCTGCAAAACCGGTACCTCCACAAACAGCAGCTGCAAAACCAGATCCTGCAAAACCAGATCCTGCAAAACCAGCTCCTGCAAAACCAGCTCCTGCAAAACCAGCTCCTGCAAAACCGGTACCTCCACAAACAGCACCTGTAAAACCAGCACCTGTAAAACCAGCACCTGTAAAACCAGCACCTGCACAACAATCAGCAACATTATCTTCTACAGAATCTGAAACAAGTAAAACAcatggaaaaaatgaaattcatggaaaaagtaaaaatgctgaaaaaaatgaaacatctgaaaaaagtataacACAATCATCATCTACAAAAGAAGTACTTGACCAACCACAACGACAGCCACCACCAAGACCTAACACATCAGAAACTGGAAAACTAGCACGATCAGAAGCATCGCCACAACCCCCACCTGCAAAACCAGCATCTATACAGCCGCTATCAAAAACATTATCATTGATAACACCTGGGGCCATTCCAACAACATCAACAGGCATAACATCGAcacatacaaaaaaatcaatGGGTGTAACCACATCGATACCTATATTAACATCAACACCTACAATAACGAAACGTGCAAAACAAGAACTTGAAAAATTGGCATTTGAAAAACCAACACTTACACAATCAACATATGTAAAACCAGGACCATCACCAAGACCACCAGCAACACAACCATTAGAACAATCACCAAAAACTTTTCCATCTAAAACACCTGGAACAGGCAAAACATCATCAACGAGCGCAACAACACCAACGATTACAAAAACATCAAAATCTACAACATTATCGGCACCTACAACAACACCAACAGGCGAAACAACTTCGATAACTAGTTCATCAATAAAAAGTACATTAACTGTGCAAAATGATGATTCAAAACAAGTTGGTCGAGGAAAGAGATCAACCGATTCTAGAGATTTAACAATTATTATACCAACGGGATCAAGAGATGCAGGAGGTCAATCATCAAGACAAGATATTACACAAGAAAATTCAGGAAGTAGTTCATCATTAAGTCATCAATCACAAGTaacaaatggaaaaataaaaattcaacCATCGAAATCGAAAGATCAAGAAATTcaatcaaaaaatgaatctGATAAATCACCAGGTGCACAGAATGGAGTAGGAAGTACCCAAGATAATCCAGACACTGTAAGAAAAACAAATCCCTCAAGTGATATAGCCAATCAACTTCAAAGTTCAATTCCTAAACATGGGGATACTGGTGGTGGACTAGGAAGTTCAGGGGGGGAATCACCAAATAATACACTAAAGAAAACAGACAATGTGGATAAATCCCCACCAGGATCCAAACCACCAAGTCAAGCAATGAAGTCGGGAGATCAAAGGAACGAGAATGTTACTGTACCAAGCGTGCAAAACAGTGGGAATGGTGTACCAAACGGTATAGATAATGGAGCAAGAGACactaaaaataatgcagGCAGTGGAAAAAGTGGGGAAGGAAATTCAAATGGGGTCACagtaaataatgaagaagacgaaaataagaaaattgTTCAAAATCAAggtacatataataaacaagGAAGTTCAAGTAGTGGATCAGTAGATACAAATGGTGGAACAGGAGTTTCAGGTAGTATAACAGGAGGTAAAGACGCCAATAAAGGAAGCTCAGGAGGTGGATCAGGAGTTTCAAGTAATGGATCCAATAGTTTAGGGAGTGGGATAAATACAGATAAGCAACCACAAAAAGTTTCACCGTCTCCAACATCACAAGCTTCATCATCATCACTACATCTATCTCCACTACCAGTAACTTCATCACCATCAGCTACACCATCAATaacattatcattttcagtACCTGGAACAACTACAACAGCATCAATAACTACAACTTTATCAACAGGTGAGAAGGCTAAGTCAGATATATCATCAATAGAAAGCGAATTGTCTGGACAAAATGGTggttcaaaaaaattaactcGAGCAAGGAGATCAACCGTTTCTGCGAGTTCAATAAATACTCCAACAAATGAGTCAGGAACTACATCAGATACATCACCATCAATCAAAACTGTAACTGACGTTAAAATTAACGAAAAAACATCAATATGGTGTATAggatcaaataaaaaattcaacaTAATAGGTATTGGTATTATAGGCATTtcaatatttgtttttttagcatttttgtataaggtaaataatatgcaacTATTAAATgcacaattttataatttttcgcCAATGCataattatgaacataataaatatattatattttttctgtttttattttagtaTTTACCATTTGGATCGCGAAAAAAAtcgaagaaaaaaaaaatcacgaaaaaagttataaattTGGTTGATGGAaggaaaatggaaaaaacatttataaaatcaatTGATAGGGGGAAAAAATcgaatataattataaattcaggcgataataaaaaaatagcgaagataattataaattccGATGATACAAACAAACCAATAAAAACGGAGATAAATTCACGGGATGAAAAACGAAAGACACATATAACTATAAATTCAGAACATGCGAAAAAGTATACAAAATCAGTTATAAATTCAAGCGATAGAAAAAAGAGgaaaataattgtaaatTCAGTTAATGAGAAAATgccattattaaatatatacaaacttATGAAGGCCGATCCTAttccatttattaatttattttttttgttgattttttttgtttataaaagaaaacaagACACTATATAgtgataaatttaataacttttattttatgattaaaaatatatgaattcGTATTTAAAagacaatataaaatatgaaatggGTTGCATAAcatttttccatatattataatacttCTATCTAATTcgttcatatatattaaatgtagaaatattataacctcacattttatattttaatgctAATTTTTGGCTAGCTATACATAAGAACCcttattatatactatataaGACTTGTTAGCCCATAGCTATATTGAATTATGAATAACACAATatgtttctttatttgataaaaatagcaTTTAGTAAAGTTCATATGTATATcgatttaaattatatatttttatataagtttgaaaaaatataaaagacagaatataatatattcaatataattaaatctTAAACAAATCatgatatataaatatattttaaaatagtatTTAATGTATGTTGcccttatatatatattaactaTTTAATTCATAATAAGATTATGCCTCATTTTAAGTTATAGAAACTATCTaaattgatatattatcacTTATTtacgtatatatataatttgaaattttaataataacattgTTTGTTGatagtaataaattataaaaacatgtAACGCGTGTTTATCACTTTTATATGAATGTTTATATCATAATAGTATTtaactattatatatagaaaaaaatatattatcaaattataaaaaattaatatatattttgaccatataaaatatgagttaatatttattattggatttattactataaaaaattgtatttttttttataaacaaaaaaaattaacaaaaaaaataaattaataaatggaGCAGGATTtgcaaatatatgtttgtaTCCTTTTAATGATGTTGTTTTGGGAGAAGACGATTTTACACTTTGTATCGTTACATCTTTTTCATCGTATGAATTTATAATCACTAtcgttgtttttttttcacaatctgaatttattattgtttttacgTTTGTTTCTTCACAGTTTGGACTTATAGTTGCATTTTCagtattttcttcatcaatTGAACTTATAACTGTCTTTAAAGTCCTTTTCACATTAATTGGgcttataattatatttgaagtattttttccatcaaTTGGATTTATAACAGTCTTTAAATTCCTTTTCCCATCAATTggatttataattttctttaccgttctttttccattatgtgaatttataattttttttaccattttttttttcttcgaGGTTTTTCCACAtccataatataaatactaatgtaaaaatagtaaaaatatataatcattttttttatatgtcacaaattatgtaatatttatatattttaaatacttCGTTTAGCAATTGTTTTACTATTTACCTTATACATAATTACTAAAGCAATAGGTATTGAAACAGCCATGAGTGCCATAATAGCTACTTTATATCCTCCAAATTTCGATGACAGCAATTTTGctatatttccatttaaCCCCATTACATTATTTCCTGGTTCAGCCACTAGCATTGGTGGCGTATCATTCAAACATCCTGTGGATCCTTCATTGGTTTGTGTTGATGTTGGTTGTTCTAGTTTTTCGTTTTGTGGTTTTTCACATATCTTTTGTGATTTTTTAGATTCGTTTTGGTGGTCATTTACTATTTGAATTTGACCAATTGTAGAAcctattttttgtataattggttgatatttgataattttatcaataaTATCATTAATCTTAGACATTACTATATCTTGTATATAATCTTCAATCATATTAACggtattattaaatagtgAACTATATGtttggaaaatatttacagaATAATCTATAATATTCTCAATACTTGATGATTCATTCTTCGGATTCTCTAATGATAGAGAATCTGATGGGTTTGTTTCAGGATTTGTTCCTTGATTCGGTGATTTGACAGGTGGTATAATTTCCCGTTTAGTTCTTTTTGCTGGTCCATTTACATTATCTGGTAACTTATCACTTGATTCTACTGGGTTTTTTTCAACAATTGTCTCTGACAATTGAGATAATGATTCATTATGGTTCGGTGTATGATGATTTTGTTGTAATGATAGACTCCTTCTTGATCTCGTTTTTGCGAGTTCTTGGCTATTTACTTGATTTTCTGATACATTTTCCATGTATTTTGATGCGTCTGTCGCATTTGATGAAGGATTCTTATTATTTGGTGACGCCTCTTGAAGGTTTTGTGATGATTTTGGCAATATTTGAGCTTGTGTATCACTTTTTTGTGAACTAACTGGTGCTTTAGATTCTGGTGGTTGGGTTTCCTTTTGAGGTTCGTTATGTTTTTCTGTACTATTTGTGGATTTATTTGATTCACCCTTATTAATT is part of the Plasmodium chabaudi chabaudi strain AS genome assembly, chromosome: 6 genome and encodes:
- a CDS encoding CIR protein; the protein is MDKNVCKLFVDTDEVFNHGTVNESIFNTSNLYKKYCPNGNCNTNYDRISALCDYLLTELQKYDKKQNDSNNDVNQNYEYVFMWLADKFLKISPNRSFSLYDYYEKVIVKRGENFNCWGKLDNKKDLKDSNLSIMTLFYQIFMNICNAIMKNEISRLELNKFMDIDHSYHQLYELINYQVSNCDPYIQLFVNLNKTYDEYRKLAINKFSKDDLKNILTFLPIINNDDQKDLQFQSQGCKDLHAMFEQSYKPRPKRRQRMPKPKSNDAKIQKEKVEINKGESNKSTNSTEKHNEPQKETQPPESKAPVSSQKSDTQAQILPKSSQNLQEASPNNKNPSSNATDASKYMENVSENQVNSQELAKTRSRRSLSLQQNHHTPNHNESLSQLSETIVEKNPVESSDKLPDNVNGPAKRTKREIIPPVKSPNQGTNPETNPSDSLSLENPKNESSSIENIIDYSVNIFQTYSSLFNNTVNMIEDYIQDIVMSKINDIIDKIIKYQPIIQKIGSTIGQIQIVNDHQNESKKSQKICEKPQNEKLEQPTSTQTNEGSTGCLNDTPPMLVAEPGNNVMGLNGNIAKLLSSKFGGYKVAIMALMAVSIPIALVIMYKYLYYGCGKTSKKKKMVKKIINSHNGKRTVKKIINPIDGKRNLKTVINPIDGKNTSNIIISPINVKRTLKTVISSIDEENTENATISPNCEETNVKTIINSDCEKKTTIVIINSYDEKDVTIQSVKSSSPKTTSLKGYKHIFANPAPFINLFFLLIFFVYKKKYNFL
- a CDS encoding CIR protein, yielding MSYKQTCDIFREVDELFDGKSIDVDNFNAFSSLYNEYCPVKNGSKSCDTEYERIAAVAGYIFMNFILDNSINLHSDDDRHLEYFIIWISNILYKIAPTHLESLGESYEKHLSKSVGNFVFWNLLYNKRHLFDGNISILSIFYILFKQMCETFDIYNKRGISGHEYAINAAQSYIIYNELSKFVNQCGPYRGLLDHLKTIYNDFRQTAIRENAHNKHIFDQILEFPSIDKTKYGSEFESLECKQVHDKLIKNLPRLVKKENGELNYYEESQKEENKLSTVMILLGSDDDDSGDGDSGDDDNLGNYDDILKKLFSQIENIQQGKSPVSGPQQAPEPAKLIAAKLVAAKRATTKPKAKKDATPSKAQQPKQQPSTNLSSTEHETSKTPKTNTASGTSETGSTGTKVSTAQTPSQPEKPVPAQAAAAQPAAAQPAPAQTAPAQTAPAQTVSVKPAPPQTAAAKPAPPQTAPVKPAPPQTAAAKPAPPQTAAAKPAPPQTAAAKPAPAKPVPPQTAAAKPDPAKPDPAKPAPAKPAPAKPAPAKPVPPQTAPVKPAPVKPAPVKPAPAQQSATLSSTESETSKTHGKNEIHGKSKNAEKNETSEKSITQSSSTKEVLDQPQRQPPPRPNTSETGKLARSEASPQPPPAKPASIQPLSKTLSLITPGAIPTTSTGITSTHTKKSMGVTTSIPILTSTPTITKRAKQELEKLAFEKPTLTQSTYVKPGPSPRPPATQPLEQSPKTFPSKTPGTGKTSSTSATTPTITKTSKSTTLSAPTTTPTGETTSITSSSIKSTLTVQNDDSKQVGRGKRSTDSRDLTIIIPTGSRDAGGQSSRQDITQENSGSSSSLSHQSQVTNGKIKIQPSKSKDQEIQSKNESDKSPGAQNGVGSTQDNPDTVRKTNPSSDIANQLQSSIPKHGDTGGGLGSSGGESPNNTLKKTDNVDKSPPGSKPPSQAMKSGDQRNENVTVPSVQNSGNGVPNGIDNGARDTKNNAGSGKSGEGNSNGVTVNNEEDENKKIVQNQGTYNKQGSSSSGSVDTNGGTGVSGSITGGKDANKGSSGGGSGVSSNGSNSLGSGINTDKQPQKVSPSPTSQASSSSLHLSPLPVTSSPSATPSITLSFSVPGTTTTASITTTLSTGEKAKSDISSIESELSGQNGGSKKLTRARRSTVSASSINTPTNESGTTSDTSPSIKTVTDVKINEKTSIWCIGSNKKFNIIGIGIIGISIFVFLAFLYKYLPFGSRKKSKKKKITKKVINLVDGRKMEKTFIKSIDRGKKSNIIINSGDNKKIAKIIINSDDTNKPIKTEINSRDEKRKTHITINSEHAKKYTKSVINSSDRKKRKIIVNSVNEKMPLLNIYKLMKADPIPFINLFFLLIFFVYKRKQDTI